In Eleutherodactylus coqui strain aEleCoq1 chromosome 4, aEleCoq1.hap1, whole genome shotgun sequence, the following are encoded in one genomic region:
- the LOC136624847 gene encoding speedy protein 1-A-like — protein sequence MENTPPAVREERITDGTLSRTNNRGRPSRKRKRKLCPCEEDLQKRRRDDRAQLQEEREAFFRVLELDYFKKFLTRDSCMRTSDKYLLAMVLVYFRRAGLRTEEYRKNFFRALFLANQMEEDIDFCDEIYAWALGDGWRKRKEQFLEQRNQLFRRMGFNALVDRSTCERVMAEDPTHWAWTRQRQIQHSWAIPIFRRHHEEFTIHGPWGSPPPPCALCKNIHRFPSMWRVQQAEEEPDTDPNSCDDR from the exons ATGGAGAATACACCGCCCGCTGTCCGTGAGGAGAG GATTACGGATGGCACGCTGTCCAGAACAAACAACAGAGGACGCCCCAGCcggaagagaaagagaaaactcTGCCCGTGTGAGGAAGACCTCCAGAAGAGAAGGAGGGATGACCGGGCCCAACTACAGGAGGAAAGGGAAGCTTTCTTCCGTGTCCTCG AGCTTGACTACTTCAAAAAGTTTCTAACCAGAGACAGCTGTATGAGAACATCTGACAAG TACCTCCTGGCGATGGTCCTCGTGtacttcaggagagccggactCCGTACCGAGGAATATAGAAAGAACTTCTTTCGAGCGCT CTTCTTAGCCAACCAGATGGAGGAGGACATCGACTTCTGTGATGAAATCTATGCCTGGGCCTTAGGAGATGgctggaggaagaggaaggaacaATTCCTGGAACAACGGAACCAGCTATTCCGCCGGATGGGATTCAATGCGTTGGTGGACCGGAGCACCTGTGAACGG GTCATGGCAGAAGATCCTACACATTGGGCATGGACAAGACAGCGGCAGATCCAACACAGCTGGGCTATTCCCATATTCAGAAGACATCATGAGGAGTTCACCATCCACGGCCCATGGGGCAGCCCACCTCCACCCTGCGCTCTTTGTAAGAACATCCACAGGTTTCCATCGATGTGGAGAGTCCAACAGGCAGAAGAGGAACCCGACACGGATCCCAACAGCTGCGACGACAGGTGA